The genome window GTGATAGGTAACCTCTATGGTTTGAACTGATTTGCCGTCTCGACCATGCTGAACAACGCGCTCCTGCCCCTGGTACATATTGGGATTGGGAACCCGCGTGCTGGAATAAGATTCAATAATTTCCTTTTCAACAAGCTGGGACTGAACACGGACCACATTTATTGGCTCATCCAAACTTGCCTGACTTTCCGAAGGCGGTGTGACAATATCTTGCATAAAATATTGCACGCCTGCATCTTCGAGGATATCGCCGACTTTTTTGCCCACGGACCATACTTCCGTTGATTCACCATCATGGTTAACTGTAAATCGCTGAGCACGAATTACGACAATCCCCATCCTCCTGGATAGTGTCGTATCTGGCTCCGGATATACGTAATCTTCTTCACGCCAATCCAACCCAAGCTCCGTTAACGCTTCACCAACTGTTTGGGCAGCGGTGACTGCGGCAAGCTGATTTTCTCCTACATATACGGTCACATGCTTGACATGCATAAAATAACCGGTAGCCACTACAGTACCAAGCATTGCCAAAACAATAAAGGCAGCTAATTTATAGATTCCCTGAATGGGAATTTTTTTCTTGGCCAAAATATTACCTCCCCCTGTGCCCGTTTGGGCGGCCCTTTTATTGTACGTCATGGTGGAAACCTATGTCAATTAAACAACCGCCTCATGGTAATTATTGTTACCATTTTGTATAAATTTATTAGCAATTCTATGTAGGGGAAGAACATAGGGTTTCAGATATTGAAAAGTTTTCGGGCGTTGGCGCTGGTTTGGTCGGCGAGCGAGTCGATATCTGTATTACGAATTGCAGCGACTTCAGCCGCAATTATTGCTAAATATGCAGGGTGATTTGTGCTGCCGCGATGGGGATGCGGAGCCAGATAGGGACAATCTGTCTCCAACAATAATCTCTCAGCGGGAACAGCAGCCGCAACCTCCTTGGCACGCCTTGCGTTTTTAAAAGTTACCGGTCCCCCCAGAGAAATACTTAGATTGAGACTCAAAAAATCCCTTACCATTTCCGCAGATCCGGAGTAACAATGCATGACGCCGCCGGCCACAAACGGACCAAACTCCGTGAGAATTTTCACAGTATCGCCGATTGCGTCCCGGGTATGTACTATTACCGGCATTTTTAACTCGCAAACGAGCTCCAATTGCCGACGGAACACGGTACGTTGGACCTCCCGGGGAGAGTTATCCCGGAAATAATCCAATCCAATTTCGCCAATGGCCACCACCTCCGGACGCTGAGCCAGTTCTTTCAAGCTTATATAATTCGCTTCAGAAAAATCATTGGCCCAATGGGGGTGGAAGCCAACAGCAGCAAAAATACAGGGGTGGATTGCCGCCAACTCTACGGAAGCGTGGCTGGAAGACAGGTCGTAGCCAATATTTATTATCGTTCCGACTCCTGCCGCCTTGGCAGCGGCCAGCACCTGATCAAGATTGTCTGTTAAACGGGGATGATTAAGATGGGCATGGGTGTCAATTAAGTCCGGCATAAATTTTGCTCCCTTCGGGAATATCTTCTTCGACTGTGATTAGACTGGGCATACCGTCGCCGGCTTCAGAGAACAGCACTTCCCCTTCGCTGGTCTCACCGTCAATTTCTAAGTTAATCAAATTGGCCACATATACGAGTTTTTTACCAACCAATTGGCCGGGGGTAAACCTCCCGGCTGGAATAATCACTTTCCGGCGCATATGTCCATCAAAAACGACCAAAGACATACGCTCGGCAGCAATCCTCTGGGCAGATACAACTCTCACCACAATAAAACTCACACGGCTCAAGTCTTCCCTGAGAATATGGACCTGATCTTCAGCAAGCCGGGTATTCAGGGGCTGAATCCGTGGGAACAGGGGCGGCGTCTGTTGCACCCTTGTCCCAGGTCTCAATTGGCCCCACTGGGCTAGGGAGGACCAGGATTGGAGCTCTACTGAGCCACCGATACCCAGCTGGGACAGGATTTTGCCGGCGGCTTCTGGCATTAATGGTTTCAGAACTACGCCAATAAAACGCAGGGCCTCACCCAAGCTGTATAGGACGGTATGCAGTCGCTCACTGTCGGTTTGGCCTTCCATTTGCCAGGGACTGGTTTCCTCAATATATTTGTTGAGCTGGGCAATAAGCCGCCAAACGGTTGCCACTGCTCCCGGCAAATCTTGTTGCTCGATACTGGCCTCAACCTGCCGGGGGACCGAGAGGGCCATTTCCCTGAGTTCAAGATCGCCGGTCTGCCGAGTCAAAACATTGGGCCGGGGCACAATCCCATCGGCGTAGCGAGTAATAAGTGATGCAACCCGGGCCACAACATTACCAAGGTTGTTTGCCAGGTATTGATTTATCTTTTGAATTAGCTGTTCTTCGGGCACCGACAACTGCGCCAATGCAACTTTCTGTTGCAAATAAAAGAATCGCAGACCATCATCACCGTAATTTCGGGCCAGTTCTGTACATTCCACAGGCTCATTTTCATTGCGGGTAAAAATAATATCGCCGTAAACAGCCCAACGGGGCAGCGCTATATCCAGCGCAGACAGTGCGATTGTCCAAGCAAGGCCCGTGGTATGGAGCCATGATTTGCTCACGAACAAAACTGCTGTTGGCCAAACTCGCGTGAAACGATTCTCATCCGAACCATATCCACATGCGTGTAGGACGTCGCAAAATTCTCTAAACCACGGAGTGGCCATAACACAGCCGTCCCTGACTGCCGCCAATCTTAGGGCGGGCTCGCCTATTAAGCCGGATAATTGCTCACCAGCGACGGCACGGGGCAATAGTTGTTCTATAAGCTTTGCCTGGTAATCCTTATGTTCATCCGGCTTCAAACTGAGCTCGACAAATTGTGCATGTTCTGCTTTCTCTTCGCAATCCGTGCAGTGGTCGGCATGTTGTTCGGTTTGACAGTTAGGGCAGAGCAAACCCTCCTTTTGCATGCGGTCTAAGCGCCTCAAATCTTCCAGTTGCTGAATAACGGATCCCATTATCTCGGACCCAACGCCAGCTTCTCCAGGACGAAGGCTGCTTGCCGAAGCAAAGGTAAAGGCATCTGTATTACCCCAGACGTATAATTCCACTTCGTTCCCGGTAATTTGCTTGAGGCGGCTCAGAGAATCCGCAGCAATCCGCGCTGCCTGGTTAGGCAGTGCGGAGGGCTGGATGCTGATAAAACAGGATTTTTTCTGCACTGTAAGCGACCTCCGTCTCATAAAAATTTTTGAAATAAAAATTGACCGGTATGGAATTAAATGGTATACTAAAGTTGCATTATAATTGAGACATCTAATTAAGGGAGGGTTTTTAAATGAAGTCTACCGGTATTGTACGCAAGGTTGATGAATTAGGTCGTGTCGTACTCCCAATTGAGCTTCGCCGCACACTGGATATCAAGCAAAAAGACTCGCTGGAGATTTACGTAGATGGAGAACGTATCATCCTTAAGAAATACTCCCCAGCCTGTATATTTTGCGGTGAAGCGGAAGGCGTTACCTATTTTAAAGGAAAAAATATCTGCTCTGACTGTGCCAGACAACTTAACGATTAAGACGGATTACTAAGTCCGTCTTTTTTTTTGGTCGCGATATCATAGACTAAGTTTTTTGACACCCCGAGGCGGCTGCTCACTATTTGCACGCCATCCCGCACACTGACGCCCGTTGCCAACACTGCAGCCAGCTCAGCGTCAATTGCGCCCTCATCCTGTTCTGGCACCTCCGGCTGCCAGGGGCCGAGAACGATTGTGAACTCCCCGCGACTGACTCTATCCCAATCGGTATCTGCCAAAACCGACCTCACAGTGCCCCGAATGTACTCCTGGTGTAGCTTGGTTAATTCCCGGGCAATCAACAACGGACGTTCTGGCATCTTCGCATCCAGCCGTTCCAGCAACTTTTTCACCCGTTTAGGCGACTCATAGACCACAACAGGATGGGCAATTTCAGCAATCATATTCACGGCCTCCCGGCCTTTTCGAGGCAAAAAACCTAAAAAGGTGAAAGCTGCGAGCGGGAATCCAGCGGCAGCAAGGGCGGTAATCACGGCGCTGGGGCCGGGCAGGGACTCGACGTTTATCCCCGACTCGATGCACATTGCAATCAAGCTTTGGCCCGGATCAGAGATTCCGGGTGTGCCGGCATCACTTATTAAAGCCACCGATTCCCCCGCGGCAATCCTAGCGACCAACTTCTCTGTTTGCGCCGACGAACTGTGCTGATGATAACTAACCAATGGCTTTGATATGTTGAAGTGCTCCAACAGCTTGCGGGAATGACGAGTATCCTCGGCGGCGATGATGTCCACTGATCGCAGAACCCTTAGCGTTCGCAAGGTTATGTCCTCTAAATTACCCAATGGAGTGGGGCAGATATACAAGGTGCTCATACAGATTCACTCCCATTCAAAAACAACGGCGCCAACACCCGCAACCCAGGACGGGCGCCTTTTTCCGCTTCAATCAGTACCATTTCTGCTTCCCGTCCGGCTCGGGGATGGATCAGCTGCATACGTTTCGGTTGTAATCGGTGCGTGAGCATCAAACCGCAGATATCAGCAAGACGCTGGGGCCGGTGCACCATAGCAAATTTACCCCCGTACATTACCAGCCAGGCAGCGGCTTTAATGACATCTTCCAATTTACAAAACAATTCATGTCTGGCGACTGCAATTGCCTGATTTTTATTGACAGAGCCAGTGTCCGCAGGCATATACGGAGGATTGGCAGTGACCACATTAAAGCTTTCCGGAGGTATGCTGTCTCTAACCTCCCGCAAATCAGCGTGGACTACATCAATCAATGTATTCAAACCGTTAAAAGCAACAGAGCGCCGACACATCTCCACCAGCTGGGCCTGAATTTCCAGAGCCACAATCTGCCGGAGCGGGCGGCGCTTGCTGATTAATAGCGGTATTACACCTGTACCTGTGCCCAAATCGATCACACGTTCGCCTCGGAATAAGCTGACAAAATTAGCTAATAAAACCGCGTCCGATGAAAATGCAAACACATCCCGCCGTTGAATAATCCTCAGGCCGTCACCCAAATCATCAAGGCGTTCACCGGGCAGCAATAACTTGTTCATTTCTTTAGCAAAGAGATACAGAACAAACAATCGCCTTCGGAGCGCAAATTTCCATACTGCAAATGGCAGATGTGAAATCCTTCATGATACAAGCGCGCCAAGGCGTCCTGCCCCTCTTTTACCGGCAGCTCTTCTTGATTTGGTTTTGGTAATTGTTCCCGCAGCCACCGGTTCTCCTTCTGCAACTTTTCTAACTCTGTCTTTAACCTGGAGACCTCTTTTTTTAACTGGGTCCAACTGACATAGAACTGCTCCAGGTTGTCTTCTATCTGTTTCATTTGCTCTTCCAAAGTGCCACCCCCGCTAATTGGGCATATCATCCGGGGTCAGCTCCAGAAAGCTGCCACTCTCAAGATTTTGACCGACAAACTTCCGTTTGAGCACATTGACCTCCACAACCTTAACTCTGCCCTGCTTGGTGTTAACGGTCTTACCTAAATCCGGCAGCCCCTGTCGCGCCTCATGGTAAAATTCCGATTCGTAGCGCAGACAACACATGAGTCTACCGCAGACCCCAGAAATTTTTGTGGGATTTAAGGACAGGTTTTGCTCCTTTGCCATTTTGATAGAAACCGGTTGAAACTCGCTAAGGAAGGTGGCGCAGCATAACGGCCGTCCGCAGCCTCCTAGCCCCCCCAGCATCTTGGCTTCATCCCTAACGCCAATTTGGCGCAGTTCTATCCTGGTCCGATATGTGGCAGCCAGATCTTTGACCAACTCCCGAAAATCAACCCTGCCATCGGCAGTAAAATAAAAGATTATCTTGGAATTATCAAAAGTGTACTCGGCGTCAACCAGCTTCATTTCCAGTTTATGTTTTTCTATCTTCCGGGCACAAGTTTGCATCGCTTCCCGGGCCCGTTCCTTATTCTCTTCAACCTTTTCCCTGTCAGCCTCAGTGGCGGGGCGCACCACCTTCTTTAACGGCTGCACAACCTCATCTTCGGGGACTTCCCCGGGGGGCGCAGTTACCTGGCCAAATTCAACCCCTCTGACTGTTTCAACGATTACGTCATCACCTTGTTGCAGCTGGTGGCTGGCAGGGTCAAAATAATATATTTTTCCGGCGTCTTTGAATCTAACTCCAACTACTGTATACATGCTCAAATTTATCCCTCCCACAGCCTGAGCAGCAGGCTGTCAAACGTCAGGCGCTGGTTGCAATTAGATAGTAATCGTTGTTTAGCCTGACGGCAGCTTTCCAGCACAGCAATAGATTTGTCACTGGGGCAGACTTCACTGCATTTATATATTATATCCGTTAAATCATGATTTACCGGTTTTGCCTCCCGGTTTAGGGTCAGCAGCAGCATATCCCGAAACCAATGCGTAACAAAATCAAGCGTCAAATCTTTATAGTCCTGCCATTGTTCGCTAATTGCCAATGGATTACCATGCCCGCTCAAAATCTGTAAAATATCTTCAGCCCATTGTTTGCGAAGCTCCCAAAAACCATCAGACTCCGATAGATTCAGGGCTCTGCCGAAAATACCCCCGGATATACCGGCCAGTACGCCTGCCTGTTCTACGGGCACTCCGCGCTCAGATAGTTGAGCACGCAGGCAATCTTCA of Bacillota bacterium contains these proteins:
- the rsmI gene encoding 16S rRNA (cytidine(1402)-2'-O)-methyltransferase translates to MSTLYICPTPLGNLEDITLRTLRVLRSVDIIAAEDTRHSRKLLEHFNISKPLVSYHQHSSSAQTEKLVARIAAGESVALISDAGTPGISDPGQSLIAMCIESGINVESLPGPSAVITALAAAGFPLAAFTFLGFLPRKGREAVNMIAEIAHPVVVYESPKRVKKLLERLDAKMPERPLLIARELTKLHQEYIRGTVRSVLADTDWDRVSRGEFTIVLGPWQPEVPEQDEGAIDAELAAVLATGVSVRDGVQIVSSRLGVSKNLVYDIATKKKDGLSNPS
- a CDS encoding AbrB/MazE/SpoVT family DNA-binding domain-containing protein, with product MKSTGIVRKVDELGRVVLPIELRRTLDIKQKDSLEIYVDGERIILKKYSPACIFCGEAEGVTYFKGKNICSDCARQLND
- a CDS encoding TatD family deoxyribonuclease, with the protein product MPDLIDTHAHLNHPRLTDNLDQVLAAAKAAGVGTIINIGYDLSSSHASVELAAIHPCIFAAVGFHPHWANDFSEANYISLKELAQRPEVVAIGEIGLDYFRDNSPREVQRTVFRRQLELVCELKMPVIVHTRDAIGDTVKILTEFGPFVAGGVMHCYSGSAEMVRDFLSLNLSISLGGPVTFKNARRAKEVAAAVPAERLLLETDCPYLAPHPHRGSTNHPAYLAIIAAEVAAIRNTDIDSLADQTSANARKLFNI
- a CDS encoding stage 0 sporulation family protein; this translates as MYTVVGVRFKDAGKIYYFDPASHQLQQGDDVIVETVRGVEFGQVTAPPGEVPEDEVVQPLKKVVRPATEADREKVEENKERAREAMQTCARKIEKHKLEMKLVDAEYTFDNSKIIFYFTADGRVDFRELVKDLAATYRTRIELRQIGVRDEAKMLGGLGGCGRPLCCATFLSEFQPVSIKMAKEQNLSLNPTKISGVCGRLMCCLRYESEFYHEARQGLPDLGKTVNTKQGRVKVVEVNVLKRKFVGQNLESGSFLELTPDDMPN
- a CDS encoding DUF348 domain-containing protein, which gives rise to MTYNKRAAQTGTGGGNILAKKKIPIQGIYKLAAFIVLAMLGTVVATGYFMHVKHVTVYVGENQLAAVTAAQTVGEALTELGLDWREEDYVYPEPDTTLSRRMGIVVIRAQRFTVNHDGESTEVWSVGKKVGDILEDAGVQYFMQDIVTPPSESQASLDEPINVVRVQSQLVEKEIIESYSSTRVPNPNMYQGQERVVQHGRDGKSVQTIEVTYHDGEAVEETIVDTREVVERRDKITEYGTISSISRSGYDIRIRGVVDTLATAYCAGTPETRCPLDDLGRSACTGAYNTGYTSTGMKARQGSGTWEDPYMIAVDPRVIPLRSKVYLQFPGGQVTTMHGTIIRDGFAVAVDVGSAIRGNRIDIVFDDHYVAWYFGRKSVRVFLVDSVSRQ
- a CDS encoding class I tRNA ligase family protein; translated protein: MRRRSLTVQKKSCFISIQPSALPNQAARIAADSLSRLKQITGNEVELYVWGNTDAFTFASASSLRPGEAGVGSEIMGSVIQQLEDLRRLDRMQKEGLLCPNCQTEQHADHCTDCEEKAEHAQFVELSLKPDEHKDYQAKLIEQLLPRAVAGEQLSGLIGEPALRLAAVRDGCVMATPWFREFCDVLHACGYGSDENRFTRVWPTAVLFVSKSWLHTTGLAWTIALSALDIALPRWAVYGDIIFTRNENEPVECTELARNYGDDGLRFFYLQQKVALAQLSVPEEQLIQKINQYLANNLGNVVARVASLITRYADGIVPRPNVLTRQTGDLELREMALSVPRQVEASIEQQDLPGAVATVWRLIAQLNKYIEETSPWQMEGQTDSERLHTVLYSLGEALRFIGVVLKPLMPEAAGKILSQLGIGGSVELQSWSSLAQWGQLRPGTRVQQTPPLFPRIQPLNTRLAEDQVHILREDLSRVSFIVVRVVSAQRIAAERMSLVVFDGHMRRKVIIPAGRFTPGQLVGKKLVYVANLINLEIDGETSEGEVLFSEAGDGMPSLITVEEDIPEGSKIYAGLN
- a CDS encoding tRNA1(Val) (adenine(37)-N6)-methyltransferase, with the translated sequence MNKLLLPGERLDDLGDGLRIIQRRDVFAFSSDAVLLANFVSLFRGERVIDLGTGTGVIPLLISKRRPLRQIVALEIQAQLVEMCRRSVAFNGLNTLIDVVHADLREVRDSIPPESFNVVTANPPYMPADTGSVNKNQAIAVARHELFCKLEDVIKAAAWLVMYGGKFAMVHRPQRLADICGLMLTHRLQPKRMQLIHPRAGREAEMVLIEAEKGARPGLRVLAPLFLNGSESV
- a CDS encoding DNA replication initiation control protein YabA encodes the protein MKQIEDNLEQFYVSWTQLKKEVSRLKTELEKLQKENRWLREQLPKPNQEELPVKEGQDALARLYHEGFHICHLQYGNLRSEGDCLFCISLLKK